Proteins found in one Tamandua tetradactyla isolate mTamTet1 chromosome 3, mTamTet1.pri, whole genome shotgun sequence genomic segment:
- the LOC143676520 gene encoding gamma-crystallin B isoform X2 yields the protein MGKITFYEDRGFQGRSYECSSDCPNLQPYFSRCNSIRVDSGCWMLYERPNYQGYQYFVRRGEYPDYQQWLGFSDSIRSCRLIPHVSHAGTFRMRIYERDDFRGQMSEVTDDCISLQDRLHLSEIHSLHVLEGCWVLYELPSYRGRQYLLRPGEYRRYLDWGAMNAKVGSFKRVMDFY from the exons atgggaAAG ATCACCTTCTACGAGGACCGGGGCTTCCAGGGCCGCTCCTACGAGTGCAGCAGCGACTGCCCCAACCTGCAGCCCTACTTCAGCCGCTGCAACTCCATCCGAGTGGACAGCGGCTGCTGGATGCTGTACGAGCGCCCCAACTACCAGGGGTACCAGTACTTCGTGCGCCGCGGCGAGTACCCCGACTATCAGCAGTGGTTGGGGTTCAGCGACTCCATCCGCTCCTGCCGCCTCATCCCCCACGTGAGT CATGCTGGGACCTTCCGAATGAGGATCTATGAGAGGGATGACTTCAGAGGTCAAATGTCGGAGGTCACAGACGACTGTATCTCCCTGCAGGACCGCCTCCATCTCAGTGAGATCCACTCCCTCCACGTGCTGGAGGGTTGCTGGGTCCTCTACGAGTTGCCCAGCTACAGGGGAAGGCAGTACCTGCTGAGGCCGGGCGAGTACAGGAGATATCTTGATTGGGGTGCCATGAAtgccaaagttggttctttcaaaCGAGTCATGGATTtttactga
- the LOC143676519 gene encoding gamma-crystallin F, translating to MGKITFYEDRGFQGRAYECSSDHSNLQPCFSRCNSIRVDSGCWMLYELPNFSGCQYFLRRGEYPDYQQWMGLSDSIRSCRLIPHTSSHRLRVYEREDYRGEVLELTEDCSSLQDRFHFSELHSFNVLEGSWVLYEMPSYRGRQYLLSPGNYRRYHDWGAVTARVGSLRRVVDFY from the exons ATGGGCAAG ATCACCTTCTACGAGGACCGGGGCTTCCAGGGCCGCGCCTACGAGTGCAGCAGCGACCACTCCAACCTGCAGCCCTGCTTCAGCCGCTGCAACTCCATCCGAGTGGACAGCGGCTGCTGGATGCTCTACGAGCTCCCCAACTTCTCGGGCTGCCAGTACTTCCTGCGCCGCGGCGAGTACCCCGACTACCAACAGTGGATGGGCCTCAGCGACTCCATCCGCTCCTGCCGCCTCATCCCCCAC ACGAGCTCCCACAGGCTCCGTGTCTATGAGAGAGAGGACTACAGAGGCGAGGTGCTGGAGCTCACCGAGGACTGCTCCTCTCTCCAGGACCGCTTCCACTTCAGTGAGCTCCACTCCTTCAACGTGCTGGAAGGCTCCTGGGTCCTCTACGAGATGCCCAGTTACCGGGGACGGCAGTACTTGCTGAGCCCTGGGAACTACAGGCGGTACCACGACTGGGGGGCCGTGACTGCCAGGGTGGGCTCTCTGAGGAGGGTCGTGGAtttctattga
- the LOC143676520 gene encoding gamma-crystallin B isoform X1, whose protein sequence is MGKITFYEDRGFQGRSYECSSDCPNLQPYFSRCNSIRVDSGCWMLYERPNYQGYQYFVRRGEYPDYQQWLGFSDSIRSCRLIPHVSVHAGTFRMRIYERDDFRGQMSEVTDDCISLQDRLHLSEIHSLHVLEGCWVLYELPSYRGRQYLLRPGEYRRYLDWGAMNAKVGSFKRVMDFY, encoded by the exons atgggaAAG ATCACCTTCTACGAGGACCGGGGCTTCCAGGGCCGCTCCTACGAGTGCAGCAGCGACTGCCCCAACCTGCAGCCCTACTTCAGCCGCTGCAACTCCATCCGAGTGGACAGCGGCTGCTGGATGCTGTACGAGCGCCCCAACTACCAGGGGTACCAGTACTTCGTGCGCCGCGGCGAGTACCCCGACTATCAGCAGTGGTTGGGGTTCAGCGACTCCATCCGCTCCTGCCGCCTCATCCCCCACGTGAGTGTG CATGCTGGGACCTTCCGAATGAGGATCTATGAGAGGGATGACTTCAGAGGTCAAATGTCGGAGGTCACAGACGACTGTATCTCCCTGCAGGACCGCCTCCATCTCAGTGAGATCCACTCCCTCCACGTGCTGGAGGGTTGCTGGGTCCTCTACGAGTTGCCCAGCTACAGGGGAAGGCAGTACCTGCTGAGGCCGGGCGAGTACAGGAGATATCTTGATTGGGGTGCCATGAAtgccaaagttggttctttcaaaCGAGTCATGGATTtttactga
- the LOC143676520 gene encoding gamma-crystallin B isoform X3, with product MGKITFYEDRGFQGRSYECSSDCPNLQPYFSRCNSIRVDSGCWMLYERPNYQGYQYFVRRGEYPDYQQWLGFSDSIRSCRLIPHHAGTFRMRIYERDDFRGQMSEVTDDCISLQDRLHLSEIHSLHVLEGCWVLYELPSYRGRQYLLRPGEYRRYLDWGAMNAKVGSFKRVMDFY from the exons atgggaAAG ATCACCTTCTACGAGGACCGGGGCTTCCAGGGCCGCTCCTACGAGTGCAGCAGCGACTGCCCCAACCTGCAGCCCTACTTCAGCCGCTGCAACTCCATCCGAGTGGACAGCGGCTGCTGGATGCTGTACGAGCGCCCCAACTACCAGGGGTACCAGTACTTCGTGCGCCGCGGCGAGTACCCCGACTATCAGCAGTGGTTGGGGTTCAGCGACTCCATCCGCTCCTGCCGCCTCATCCCCCAC CATGCTGGGACCTTCCGAATGAGGATCTATGAGAGGGATGACTTCAGAGGTCAAATGTCGGAGGTCACAGACGACTGTATCTCCCTGCAGGACCGCCTCCATCTCAGTGAGATCCACTCCCTCCACGTGCTGGAGGGTTGCTGGGTCCTCTACGAGTTGCCCAGCTACAGGGGAAGGCAGTACCTGCTGAGGCCGGGCGAGTACAGGAGATATCTTGATTGGGGTGCCATGAAtgccaaagttggttctttcaaaCGAGTCATGGATTtttactga